The segment cagaagtttatttctcatggttctggaggctggaagtccaagatcaaggtgtcagcaggtttggtttctcctgaggcctctcacCTTAGATCACAGACAGCCTCCTTCTCACTGTGCTTCACGTGGCCCTTCCTCTGTTGATGTGTATCCCCGTGTGCCTTCATGTgaccaaatttcctcttcttataaggacacgaataagattggattagggcccatccctataccctcattttaccttaatcacctctgtAAAGGTCCTATCCCCAAATTCAGACACATTCTGAAGCACTGgtgggttagggcttcaacatatgaatttgggagaacacaattcagcccataacacccTTCAGCAATTATAGTTTCACATACATTTTGCAGTTTAAAGCTCATAACCACCCTGTGAGTGAGGCCAGTAAGGCTGCTCCCATTGTGCAAATAAAAAACCTGAGGCTTCCAGAGGTGCAGTGACCTGAGGAGTCATTTATAGAACGGTAGAGCCAAGACACGGACACACCAGAATACCTGGAGGCTACAGCTTGTGTGATGTACACGCCATTAGTTTTAATTGGTGAAGCCAAATAACGTAGCTTGCCATGAGAAATGCCCAGGAAAAAGGTATCCAAGTCCACAGTTGTTCTATATTCATTTCCACCCACCTAGGATAGGAATCTTTACCATGTTATTTACCCCAACTTTATGAAATCCTTTGAATGGTGCTAGCCAATGGGACTTTCATGGGTCCCCCAGCCTGCCCTGGATCATGAGGGAGATATTTTTTCTCAGGGTTTTCAGAGTCACCATTGGTAAATTTCGAGAGGAACTTAATAACCAATACGGAAAAATTTGCActaaaagcacagaaaaaaaagtgtttaccAGCCTTcgtttttcttcctccctcaatTCAATTTAACATGAAAACTTCTTTCTCTCACAAGAGAGGCCAGCCACCCCAGGTAAAGTTGCCAAGCCCCTGCCCAGGCTTCAAACACAGCAGATGCCGGGGCAGTCTCTAGGTTGGACACCGCATGTCTGCTCTTCAGCAGCTCAGCTCCCCTGGAAGAGGAGAGCATTTTCCTTCCTCACCCTAAGACTACTCTCCAGGACTGGCATGTGTTGATGCAgtaggattctctctttgcccctggggtggggggagggctctgTAGGGCCATTCCTCGTTCCTTTTCTCCACCTGTCCCTCTATCTctctggagggagagagaggacaggCTCTGTGGACCAGGCACTGAGCTGTCATCTTTATGGTCCTGCCTGTAGGTATCAGGTTTTTTGTCTCCACTTCCTTAGGCACCTAGGAGGAGAGCTGGGCTCTGAAGCCTCTGGGAAAGCACACAGCAGGGAAGTGATTCTCATTCAGAGTGGGGGCTGCGATctatggaaaagaaaggaagcaaagggaAGCATGTCTGAGGCCCTGGCTTCTTCTAACTCCTGAGCAGGGAGTAGACAGAGACTTTTGACTAGAATTTTAACTTTTTGGTGTCAGGGACTCCTTTTAGAATTGACACAAATTTGTAGAAGTAGAAAAAATGTCCCTATGCACCTTCAAATTTTTGCGTACAGTTTTATGAGGTTCACAGGCTTCCTGCAGCCAGGCCACCACCAGGCCATTCACGAATCCAGTAGGAGTCCCTGGTGCAACCTCTTCTCCCGGGGCCGAAAGCCCCTTAGGGACACTTTGCCAGCACCTGCCCAGTCTCCTGTTTAAACACATATAGTAACGCCTTCAATATGACCTCTCCCACAGAGGCATCCCCCTGTCCGTCTTCTTCCCTGGGCCTTCCTTGAACCTTCCACCTTTGTAGACAATCCTCTTAGGTGCAGGGGATACGGGTCTTATGGGGacatgcccagcacagtgcctggaatggAGCCTTCACCCAGTAGACATTAGGTTTTCATGTTCAACCATCCTCCCCCAACTTTGCCTTCCCCTGGGGGCAGAGAGGGCAAAGCCTGCCTGGGGAAGGAGTCAGAGAGGTGAGCACCCATTATTACCTGGGAGGACGCCCAAggccatctttctttttctcctcagtcCTGGCAGTGTGGTGGTGGAGCATGATGTCATCCTGAAGACCAAGTTCATCCCAGATTACAAGGAATTCATTAATAAGGTCGCCCAGAAGGTGGAGGAAAAAATCAAGAATGCAACCCAAGAGCAAACACTCAACAATAATACATGCGCAAGTAAATTCCTAGGCTTCTGGGGAGGGGCATGAGGGGTCCTTCAAAGATCCTTTAAGCTTTGTCATGCTTAGGATAGGGGAGATTGGAGAGGTAAATGGGGGGAGCAAGAGAACACCGAGAGCCCAGGAATCAGTCCCAAAGCTGGCAGATGCCAGGAGAGGCTGTGAAAGGAGGATGCAGAGGCAGGTGTGCTAAATCCTGAGTCTACAGGAAAATGAGGATGAGCCTGACTTATTACCCAATGTAGATGTTTCTCAACGCAGTCATCAGTGTGGGGATCTTGGCTGAGGTGGGTATGGGACAAGAAGGACACTTGGAGAGCCACGATTTTGGAGAGCTGGATGTGAGGCTGGCATTCCCTCTTTGCAGAGAGTGGTTTCCCCCTCTCCCATCACAGCTGCATGCCCTGCTGATACTCACGCCTGAGTCCCCTGCTAAACAAGCTTGTCAGGGCTTATGTGTCTTCTTCACAGCTTTACTGTGCTTCAACGTGACTGCCACCAAGCTGCAAAACGTTTCAGTTACATACGACCCTGAAGGTAGGTGGCCCTAGGGGCTTCAGGGAGGGCGGGGGAGGCGGGCAGCGCACCTGTCCTCCAGCTCACAGGACGCCTCTGTGCTCCCTCAGAGGAATGCCGGAAGATGGCTGGGAAAGACTTAGCGGAGTACTTCTTTGTGGAGTACAAGGACCAGAGACCAAAATGCATCACTCGCTGCATGCCAGGCTTCAACGCCTCCCTAAACTGCAACTTCGGGACGTGCAGGCTGGAGCGCAGTGGCCCTCATTGCTAGTAAGTGTCCCACCACCCCACCTCAGCCCAGCtgctctcctctccaccccctgTGGTGTCAGGGTCAATTCTGAGGGTGGGGGGACTGCGGGTATTTGCTGGCCCTGACTCTAGATggctccctttccctccctgctcCTTCTCGCCACTTCAGCTGCCTGACCACAGACACTGAATggtacagtggagaaacctgtgAGTTCAGCACCAAGAAGAGCCTGGTGTATGGGCTTCTGGGGGCAGTGGGGGCAGTGGTGCTGGTCGTCCTCGTCGTCCTCCTGGTGTTTGTGTTCCGCTCCAAGAGAGAGGCGAAAAGGCGAGTCACTGCTGCCCCCTCTTCCCTTTGCCTTCAACTCCCCCTCCGTTTCTGACCCCTCTGTCCTTAAGCATTCCATCCCCGAGGTGGGCAGTGGGGGGAGGAAAGCAGGGACAAGGCCAGTCCCCAGGTCCTTGCATTCATTCTCTGCTCATGATGGGGTCTCTCTGGTGTTTCTATCAATAGGCAAAAGTCCAAAGTGACTCAGTTGTACCAGTGGCATGAAGAGGATGGTGGACCAGCCCCTGGGGCCTTCCAAAACGCTGGCTTTAACATCAGTGAAGGTATTAGAAATCCTCAGTGGACTCAAAATATCTCAAAGTATGGAGACACACATAGGAGGCATGTGGGAAGGAGCAAAAGGGGAAagcattttcatttccaaaacaTTTGATTCCACATCTGCAACCACCACTGGCTCCTCTGAGGCCCTGGATGGGGCACGAGCATGGGCACAGCGTAACTAgatcatgggggtgggggagttcaCAAGTTATTTGATGGGCATAGATTTCTCCAGAACACAATACTGTGCCTATGTGGAGacagataaatacctaggagtgtgTGAGCTTATTGACAGGTGGGTTATAGCTCAGTAAAGTGATTAATTATAGATTTTGTTAGGTTAAATGTACATGTTAGAATGTCTAGAAATTGagtctttaaattaaaaaaatggaataaggACATTTCTAGAAATTGTCTTTAAATTCTAATGAAGGAGAAAATTGGAATGAAGGAAACGTTTTAGTCAATCCATAAAAGGCAAGAAAgggcaaacaaacaagcaaacaaagcacaaaataaaatagtagaaaGTAATCCAACAATATCAATAtctacaataaatataaatgggttAAATACTTCAGTTAAaagagtagatttttaaaaatctattcactGTGGATGAAAGGCACATAAAAAATAGAAGCACAgagaaaggataaaaacaaaagtatggaaaaaaacaaaatagaaaaatactaaCCAAAATAGCTGTTGCTATATATATTCAGTATGGGCAAATAAACTCCAAGGCAAAAAGAATTACTAGGGATAAGAATGATCAATGTTTACtgggaaatgttttattttgttaagaatatATAAATCTACCTTGTGTGCCCTATTAATAcaccttcaaaatatataaagcaaaaattgacaaaactacaagaaaaaatTTCTGAATCCATCAACAAggtgggagatttttaaaaaattaaaaactctctTAGTAATTGATTGATCAAGCAGGCAAAGAAATCATCAAGGGTATAAAACTTTCATACAAAATAAATGACCGCCTTAATATAATTGTCAAAGACAGACTGCATTCAACAACTGGAGAGTACACATTCATTATAGGAGCATATATAAAAAAACTTGTAAGAATCACCACAcacaaagtcagaaaataaaagtctcaaaatttttccaaaaaaattgtttaaatcgGACTATATTATCTGACCACGATGCAAGtgagttagaaatcaataacaaaaatgtttctggaaaacaaaaccaaaaatcctatatctttggaaacattttttaaagtttctaaataactcatggatcaaataagaaataataatggaagttTAAAAATCCAGGGatctgaatgataatgaaaatacttgGTATCAAATGTGTGGGATGCAGCAACATACTCAGAAGGAAACTTAGAGTTTTAAAACGTTTGTATTGGTGGAGGAAAAAAGATAGGAAATTATGGAGCTAACTTTTCAACTTAGGAAGttaagaaaagaacaacaaataactttaaaaagtgcAGATGTAAAAGtaagagcagaaatcaacaaACTAGAAAGtagaaatgcaataaaaagaatCAACAAATCAAAagttggttatttgaaaagattaatgaaattgactAATTTCTGCTTAAGACCAATGAAGAGAAAAGGGTGAAGATACAAGACAAATAGTATCAGGAATGGGTAAGGAAACATCGCCGTGATTGCAGCAGCTATTTAAAAGGTAGTAAGAGGCTATTATGAACATCTTCAACCAACAAAACCATAAACTAAGGCAAAATCCTGAAAACTGGAACAGTCCTAAAactgtttgggttttttctttctttaatgaatCAGGCTCAGATGTTTTACAAGTGAATTCTACCATTTACAGAGTGGAGACTGATAATCTTATGCAAACTCATTCAGagactagaaaaagaaggaattctcGCCCATTCACATTATGAGCCTaccataaatgtttatagcaaaaCCAGACAAGACAGTACAAGAAAGTACATTTAAAGACCAAATTCACTTGTGCACATAGATACAAAACTCCTGAACAAAAAATTAGCACCTAAAATCCAGCAGGTATAAAAATCACAACTAATTGAGTTTATTCTAGAAAACAGAGTTGtctgaaatttatttataaattcaccCCATTAccagaataagaagaaaaatatcatcaCCTcaatgaatgcaaaataaaacatttaataaatacccATATCTTATCATACAAACTCATCCAATTAGGATTAGCATTTTAATTTCGTGGTAAAGAtatccacacaaacacacaaaaatcattctcattaataaaacattaaaagtcACTCAGTTTAATCAGAGGTTGGCAATCTTTTTCTACAAAGGTTCTGATAGCATGTTTTGGGCTTTGTGGGCTATATGAACTCTGTCATAGCTACGCAACTCTGCTGATAtagcatgaaaacagccatagacaatatataagtgaatgaatgagtgtggttGTGCTCCAATAAAAGTTATTCaactacttaaaattaaaaaaaaaagcatagctTGTGGGCCATATAAAAATAGATGGCAGGCTGGGTTTGGCTTACAGGTGTCAGTTTGACAAGCTCTGCATTGAACTAGGATCAAATAAGTCACAGGTCTCTTCTATCACCAGTTCTATTAATCATTATCCTGGGTGTCCTAATcagtataataaaaaagaaaaagtgtttaaaaattggaaagaaaaatataaatctgtCATTTGCTGCTGATGTTGTTGTCTTAcataaaacccaaaaggatgttaaatcattaaaattaacagAGTTCAGCAAAGTTGTCAGATATAAGATCAATTCTTACAAGGTCAATTGCATTTCTTTGCATTAGCAACAAACAGAtaacttaatataaaaaaatacccTCTATACAGCACCTAGAAATATATCTAACAAAGGATGTTTAAGATTTTTCAGTGGCAAATGATAAAACTTAACAGTGTAGAAGCCCTATATGAAAGAAAAGCCGTATGTTCATGAATTGGAGAAGTCAATATCCTAAAGCCATCAAATGGCACCCCAATCCGGGTCAAATCTGGACTTCATGAACTTGAGAAGCTGTTTGCAAGGCGCttatggtttttctttgtttaatttttaaatgtgatttttcacATCTTCCAAGAACCAATTAAACCATTTGCTGATGTCAGGTAATTTATGTAGCTCTCATGTTTGCAATAGTTTTCAGGTTCCTGGAAAGTGGGGATGCACCTCTCACCTTGTAGTGGGTGGTATTAGAGGGGGACATGAGAGCTTGTCTTCTTAACCATCTGTTTTGGTGGGACTTTCTCCCTGTTTAGAACAAGAGGACTCCATGCAGCTGGACTCCGTCTATAGTAACTTCCAGCCCTCCCTGGGCCACATAGACTCTAAAACACAGGTAAGAAGGGCCTGCGTGAGATGcccacctccccctgccctgAGACCGCAATTCCCCTGCTACCATGGTAGCGTCTTCAGGAAAACAGTGTTTATGGTTTGTTAGTCCAGGTGGTCATCCAGCCTCCACTGCTGGGAAAGGGAAATAACCCAGGGTGGCAGGTGGGGGAGCAGGAGAACTGAGCTGCAAGGTGGATCTACCTTTTCTAGACCGCTGAGTCTTCATGTTCAGAGGTTTCCTTCTTGCCTTTTAAATAAGTCCTCGATGGCCAATTTATTTAGTTGTCGTAATTTTCAAACACACATAAAAGTCAAATTAATAGTgcagtaaatacatatatatctcatCTAGAACAATAATGTTTAACATGTTGCCATATATAATGAATAGATGCATCAATTTCTACTGAACCATTTGGAAGTCATTGGCAAACATTATGACACTTGATTGCTAAATACATCAGTACACACACTCCAAGTACCATTATCATACTCAATAACTTGataataattctataatatcATCCAATATAACTCTATAATATCTTCCGATATCCGTTTTTCCAATTAACCCAAGAACATCTCTTATTACtagtttttcaaatatgaataCTACAAATTTCACTAACTGACTTGTTGTGTGTCTTTGGTCTTTTAACCTACAGCTGgctcttatattttaaaaatatattggtttTCATAAGAATCTAGGATGGTTGTTCTAAGTaatgtcccacattctggatttgtctaAGTATTTCCTCCTGGTGACATATATCTTATCCCTCAATCCTCTGTGTTTCCTGTAAACTGGCAGTTAGGTCTAGAGGTTTGATTACACTCAGCTTAACCATTTTTGTTAAGCATATGCCATAGCTAAGGTAGTTTCATCACTTCAAGAGGTACATAATGTCAGGTTGTCCCACTATGACTGATACCAAGATAGGTCACTTGGGTAAGGGGTGACCACTCCTTAGATATTTGAGGGAAGAAGAAATACCCTCAAAGCATTCATGCCTAAGAAGTGTGATTGGCTTCAGGTACTATGTTCCCTGGAGAGAACCTTGTTGCAAAGATTAACTCCCTAGCCAAGACCCCCTTTAAATCTACCTAATTCTGGGGTGGAGCAAACTGGAGGGACACAGGTGGTTTGTACTAGACTCCAGGTAATAGAATAGGTTCTAAGCTGAGGGTTTCCGCTGTCCCAAGACTCTTATACTTCCAAATTCCAGGTTCCTCAAGGTCCCAGCCCTCACCTGGTTCTGTCTCTCTTTCAGGTCAAAATTCAGAGGCCTCAGGTGATGATGTCATCACTTTAAGGCAAAGGGAACTTCACATAGAGCTGTGGAGTCTGGAAGTATGGAGACCTCAGTTCAGCTAAGCTTGGTGGAACATTTCCCCATTGAGAGCATTCCACAGGAACCTGATGAAAaataaggaggaagaggagagagaacacaGTTCTGAGAATCTCTCAAATAGAAACACCATGGAAGCTCCAATGGGCTTGTCATGATATCAGCCAAGAGTCTCTCCTACTCATTCTGGGGAGGTTCTTCCTCCCTTGGGCCCAGTTTCAGCACCAAGGACAGCATCTCATCAACGGGGTTACTATGGTGATCACTCAAACACTGGATTGCACTTTGCATTTCACAAAATACTTGTATAAGATTTATTGCATTTCCTCTTCGTGTTTTCTTTAATACGTATCATGTTTTCTCTGAGTATATAGGATTATGAGTATTCTTTAAGTTCTAATTTTTATCCACCGATTCTTGGTTTCTGTTAGTCAATATaatcacttctatttttaatcactgaaaacaacaaaagcaatttcattatatttttcatggTTCCTGAATCATTCTCCAGTCAACTTCCTATACAAGCTCCTGTTTCTCATCTGCCAGGTTCTCTCCGCCTTTCCTCCAGGATATAGTGTCTGATGAGTTTGGCCTCAAGACGACAAAAGGGAAATCTGCAGCCAGGAAGAGTGCCATCCCCTGACGTTCCCTGGCACCACTTGCTGGCCACTGAGGGTACCATGAGGCAGaacccacacacactcactcacttaCCTGACACAGGGATTCACTTCCTACTGGGAGAGAACCAAGTTCTACTGGAAGTGAGCTCATGTGTCTTTCCGTAGATCTAAAGTGATGGAGTCTTGGGTTCTATTTCCAACTTTCTCATTAACTCCCTGGGTTAAATTTGGGAAAATCACTTTTTACCATTTAGACTCAGTCTTGCCTTCTGCTGAATAAATACTAGGTTGTTTTTAAAGTCTCCATCGTCAccaccattttaaacatttttaagattctttattGCTATTCCCTCCAGGCAGCTCAGGATTTATTTGTTCTGGAGGGTCTCTTCCACAGGCCACCCCACTTAAACTTTAACCTACAAAGAAGCCTAGACTCTGCTGCCCCCTCATGGACGCTGAGAGCATCTTCAGTTACCAGTCAGTTTCTTGCAGCCATTCCCTCCTGGCCTCTCCCATTAGAGATGTTTAACCATCACTTGGTTCATTCCCATATTTGCCATAAAAAACCCCAGCTCCTAAAACTGGTCTGTCTTAGTCTGttctgtcttatattatagactgggtggtttataaacaacagacatttatttctcacagttctggaagctgggaagtccaagatcactGGACTTCCACTGAAATCTGCTGTCTTTTTTCTGTGCCCTCACAGGGGAAAGGCAAGCGAGCTCTCTTGGGCCTCTTTTATAatggcactaatcccattcaggagggctctgccctcataaTCTATCACATCCCCAAAGATCCCTCCTCCTAATACtgtcacactggggattaggtttcaacatgtgattttggggaggacacaaacattcattctATAGCATGGGCTGAATGCAGGCATCTTCACTGCCAGAACCCCCTCCCACAGGCCCAGGCATCAGTGGCCTGGGAGGGGGCATTTAAAAGGGCTGCAGATCCCATATCCAGTCTAAAGCTTCATTACTCACCTAGCCTCCGCCTGTTCTTTCCTCACATCTGGTCCATAGAGAGGCAGACTACAGTGGCTAAATGCGTAGCTAGCCCACGTCCAACACTGGAGCAATTACCCAACGACCTGGGTGAGTTTGGGAAAATAActtctctctggacctcagttctCTCAGTTGTAAAAACTGAGTGACCACTCAccttgtgccaagcactgttctaagtgttgtATATTTTAACGCATTTATTCCTTACAACCCTGTGGAGTGGGAACTCTCATCACCCTCATTATATAGATAAGGGAACTGAGGCAAAGAGATAtccagtaacttgcccaaaatcacgTGGTCAGTGCATGTGAAGCTGGGATTATAAACCAGGGACTCTGACAGTCACGTCTGTGTTCCTGACCATCAGTTATGTGCCCTCCCTGTGAGGCCGCTCTTGGGATTAACTGGGTTAGGGTTAAAGTCCTTGGAACAAAACATGGCACATAGAAACTtctagaaatacaaaaagaaaacatgagttaTTGTTATATCAACTTCGTTCCTCACAATTCTCTCCATAGCCCTTCTCTCGTAagcttcttcttcctctcctgctctAACCCTAGAAGAGCATTGGACTGGAGGCAAGATAAAAGGAAGGCCCTGTCATTTTGCAAAAATAGGGAAATCTAAAAGCACAGAGATATACAAAAGGTTGAAGATGGATACACCAAGGCACAAAAAGAAGGGTGTGGCAGGGGCTTAAAGCCAAAGAGGCATTTGAAAACCACCCCTCCAGAGTCACTTTGGCCACCTGCACCAT is part of the Rhinolophus sinicus isolate RSC01 linkage group LG03, ASM3656204v1, whole genome shotgun sequence genome and harbors:
- the LOC141570643 gene encoding mucin-17-like isoform X2 translates to MEVTVKVTNQNFTKELLNRSSSEFQKFNETFIKQMDIIYSGISEYETVNITKLTPGSVVVEHDVILKTKFIPDYKEFINKVAQKVEEKIKNATQEQTLNNNTCATLLCFNVTATKLQNVSVTYDPEEECRKMAGKDLAEYFFVEYKDQRPKCITRCMPGFNASLNCNFGTCRLERSGPHCYCLTTDTEWYSGETCEFSTKKSLVYGLLGAVGAVVLVVLVVLLVFVFRSKREAKRQKSKVTQLYQWHEEDGGPAPGAFQNAGFNISEEQEDSMQLDSVYSNFQPSLGHIDSKTQVKIQRPQVMMSSL